In Odontesthes bonariensis isolate fOdoBon6 chromosome 9, fOdoBon6.hap1, whole genome shotgun sequence, the following proteins share a genomic window:
- the bcap29 gene encoding B-cell receptor-associated protein 29, with translation MTLQWTAVALFLYGEIGIIVILCLPFISAKRWQIIFQLRIWSFMARFWNKVFLTMIIVLIVLFLDAVREVRKYSAKEIGMDAKLQPNMFDHLHMKLFRAQRNLYISGFAVFLWLVMKRMVTLINQLASESRTTAALQAQADTANQVAEKYRKDNELLKQTLMEGQGDKATAEGMELLRKEAGKLKEELKTSGDDLKKSQEEADVLKKQMDGLAREYDRLLMEHQELQNLQDSGTKKDD, from the exons ATGACATTGCAATGGACTGCTGTGGCCCTCTTTCTCTATGGGGAGATTGGCATCATTGTCATCCTCTGCTTACCCTTCATCTCTGCCAAGAG GTGGCAGATTATTTTCCAGCTGCGCATCTGGAGCTTTATGGCAAGGTTTTGGAACAAAGTGTTTCTCACCATGATCATCGTGCTTATTGTTCTCTTTCTTG ATGCTGTGCGTGAGGTGAGGAAGTACTCGGCAAAAGAGATCGGCATGGATGCCAAGCTGCAACCAAATATGTTTGACCACCTGCACATGAAGCTTTTCCGAGCCCAGAGGAACCTCTACATCTCTGGCTTTGCTGTCTTCCTCTGGCT GGTTATGAAGCGAATGGTCACGTTAATAAACCAACTGGCGTCCGAGTCGAGAACTACGGCTGCTCTTCAAGCGCAGGCTGACACTGCTAACCAGGTAGCTGAGAAGTACAGGAAGGACAACGAGCTGCTGAAACAA ACTCTGATGGAAGGGCAGGGTGATAAGGCGACTGCTGAGGGCATGGAGCTGTTAAGAAAAGAAGCAGGGAAGCTGAAAGAAGAGCTGAAGACCTCTGGAGACG ACCTGAAGAAGTCCCAAGAAGAGGCAGACGTCTTGAAGAAGCAGATGGACGGCCTCGCCAGGGAGTATGACCGGCTGCTGATGGAACATCAGGAGCTTCAG AATCTTCAAGATAGTGGGACCAAAAAGGACGACTAG